In Variovorax paradoxus, a single genomic region encodes these proteins:
- a CDS encoding RtcB family protein, whose translation MKEEKMNYDLHEVENGVPVKMWTRGVPVEPEAQKQLENAARLPIVFKHIAAMPDVHYGIGATVGSVIPTFKAIIPAAVGVDIGCGMMACKTTLHANDLPDNLGPLRSAIEKAVPHGSNPKRMGRDKGSWETPPNETDVAWAALKDEFDAICEDYPRLKNTNNHKHLGTLGTGNHFIEVCLDEAGSVWFMLHSGSRGVGNAVGTHFIELAKKDAELHQRNLPDQDLAYFEEGARYFGDYVRAVGWAQKFARANREVMMQRVVAAVRKVIVKPFEAHVEAVNCHHNYVSRETHFGEDVLVTRKGAVSAKAGELGIIPGSMGAKSFIVRGKGNPESFMSCSHGAGRKMSRTKAKKLFTIADQIAATEGVECRKDADVIDEIPMAYKDIDAVMEAQQDLVEVVYTLKQVVCVKG comes from the coding sequence ATGAAAGAAGAAAAAATGAACTACGACCTGCACGAAGTCGAAAACGGCGTGCCCGTGAAGATGTGGACCCGCGGCGTGCCCGTGGAGCCCGAGGCGCAGAAGCAGCTCGAGAACGCGGCGCGCCTGCCCATCGTGTTCAAGCACATCGCGGCCATGCCCGACGTGCACTACGGCATCGGCGCCACCGTGGGTTCGGTGATCCCGACCTTCAAGGCCATCATCCCGGCCGCGGTGGGCGTGGACATCGGCTGCGGAATGATGGCGTGCAAGACCACGCTGCATGCCAACGACCTGCCGGACAACCTGGGGCCGCTGCGCTCGGCGATCGAGAAGGCCGTGCCGCACGGATCGAACCCCAAGCGCATGGGGCGCGACAAGGGTTCGTGGGAAACGCCGCCGAACGAAACCGACGTGGCGTGGGCTGCACTGAAGGACGAGTTCGACGCGATCTGCGAAGACTACCCGCGCCTGAAGAACACCAACAACCACAAGCACCTGGGAACGCTGGGTACGGGCAACCACTTCATCGAGGTGTGCCTGGACGAAGCGGGCTCCGTGTGGTTCATGCTGCATTCGGGTTCGCGCGGCGTGGGTAACGCCGTCGGCACGCACTTCATCGAGCTCGCCAAGAAAGACGCGGAACTGCACCAGCGCAACCTGCCCGATCAGGACCTGGCGTACTTCGAGGAAGGCGCCCGGTACTTCGGTGACTACGTGCGTGCGGTGGGTTGGGCCCAGAAGTTCGCGCGAGCGAACCGCGAAGTGATGATGCAGCGCGTGGTCGCGGCCGTGCGAAAGGTCATCGTCAAGCCCTTCGAGGCGCATGTGGAAGCGGTGAACTGCCACCACAACTACGTGAGCCGCGAGACGCACTTCGGTGAAGACGTGCTCGTGACCCGCAAGGGCGCGGTGAGCGCGAAGGCCGGCGAGCTGGGGATCATCCCCGGCAGCATGGGCGCCAAGAGCTTCATCGTGCGCGGAAAGGGCAACCCCGAGAGCTTCATGAGCTGCAGCCACGGCGCCGGTCGAAAGATGAGCCGTACCAAGGCGAAGAAGCTCTTCACCATCGCCGATCAGATCGCCGCGACCGAAGGCGTGGAATGCCGAAAGGACGCGGACGTGATCGACGAGATTCCGATGGCCTACAAGGACATCGACGCGGTGATGGAGGCGCAGCAGGACCTGGTGGAGGTGGTTTACACGCTCAAGCAGGTTGTTTGCGTGAAGGGTTGA
- a CDS encoding zinc-ribbon domain containing protein, whose translation MKSNKQRRAEIKAHRRERAATLAARLRSPDVRLSKSDIAHAPGCEPADQAVLQLYSNTYGVLPDFYVARPFICRDCGAEEVWTAKQQKWWYETIHGHIDSRAVRCLACRRARRERLRSAAPGANLLFEKTCRLRALGAAKPSVQAEAEVEAALQSKWWSLRVVAIQAMGRWGGEANLARLHAFMAARPEGGRRYFGWERVAADAARSALMRRE comes from the coding sequence ATGAAGAGCAACAAGCAACGCCGCGCCGAGATCAAGGCGCATCGCCGCGAGCGTGCTGCGACGCTGGCCGCACGCCTGCGTTCGCCGGATGTCCGGCTGTCGAAGTCCGATATCGCCCATGCACCCGGTTGCGAGCCGGCGGACCAAGCCGTTCTCCAGCTGTACAGCAACACCTACGGCGTGCTGCCGGACTTCTATGTCGCGCGCCCCTTCATCTGCCGGGATTGCGGGGCCGAAGAGGTCTGGACGGCCAAGCAACAGAAGTGGTGGTACGAGACGATTCACGGTCATATCGATAGCCGTGCCGTGCGATGCCTCGCATGCAGGCGCGCGCGGCGCGAGCGGTTGCGAAGCGCCGCACCCGGCGCCAACCTTCTGTTCGAGAAGACGTGCCGTCTGCGTGCGTTGGGCGCCGCAAAGCCGAGCGTGCAGGCCGAAGCCGAAGTCGAGGCGGCGCTGCAAAGCAAATGGTGGAGCCTGCGCGTCGTGGCGATCCAGGCCATGGGGCGCTGGGGCGGCGAAGCGAATCTTGCAAGACTCCATGCGTTCATGGCGGCTCGCCCGGAGGGAGGTCGCCGATACTTCGGCTGGGAGCGCGTCGCCGCCGACGCCGCAAGAAGCGCATTGATGCGCAGGGAGTGA
- a CDS encoding slipin family protein translates to MLGFNRITIKKNERALLLRNGDFEQLLGAGKHWVFSRFDKIQLQRFALTEPAFEHELVDYFLAQEPELVEREFVQVSLGETEVGLRLEDGVLVQILPPATRKLYWRGLREQRIDVIDVAEDARLPAELVSKLQSVALRPRAVAGLDGVLLVQVPEFHVGVLTLQGQMQELLQPGNHGFWRFNRQVAVTCVDMRSQIAEVSGQEILTRDKVGLRLNMSAVWRFTDVRQAMAQMPKPADHVYRELQFGLRAAVGEQTLDALLENKAAIDQTVLAQVRERIEGSGIALESVGVKDIILPGEMKTILAQVVEAEKSAQANVIRRREETAATRSLLNTAKVMEGNPVALRMKELETLERVAERIDKISVIGGLDQVLNGLVTLRPNAP, encoded by the coding sequence ATGTTGGGCTTCAACCGAATCACGATCAAGAAGAACGAACGCGCGCTGCTGCTGCGCAACGGCGATTTCGAGCAACTACTGGGCGCCGGAAAGCACTGGGTGTTTTCGCGCTTCGACAAGATCCAGCTACAGCGCTTTGCGTTGACCGAACCGGCCTTCGAGCATGAGTTGGTCGACTATTTCCTGGCGCAGGAGCCGGAGCTTGTCGAGCGCGAGTTCGTACAGGTGTCCCTTGGCGAAACGGAAGTCGGCTTGCGTCTGGAAGACGGCGTGCTGGTGCAGATCCTGCCGCCCGCCACCCGCAAGCTGTACTGGCGTGGCCTGCGCGAACAGCGCATCGACGTGATCGACGTCGCCGAAGATGCGCGGCTGCCGGCCGAGCTGGTGTCGAAGCTGCAGAGCGTGGCGCTGCGCCCGCGTGCGGTGGCCGGCCTCGACGGCGTGCTGCTGGTGCAGGTGCCCGAGTTCCACGTCGGCGTGCTGACGTTGCAGGGCCAGATGCAGGAGCTGCTGCAGCCGGGCAACCATGGTTTCTGGCGCTTCAACCGGCAGGTGGCCGTGACCTGCGTGGACATGCGTTCGCAGATCGCCGAAGTGAGCGGCCAGGAAATCCTGACCCGCGACAAGGTGGGCCTGCGGCTGAACATGTCAGCGGTGTGGCGCTTCACCGATGTGCGTCAGGCGATGGCGCAGATGCCGAAGCCGGCCGACCATGTGTACCGCGAGCTGCAGTTCGGGCTGCGCGCCGCCGTGGGCGAACAGACGCTCGACGCGCTGCTGGAGAACAAGGCGGCCATCGACCAGACGGTGCTGGCGCAGGTGCGCGAGCGGATCGAGGGCAGCGGCATCGCGCTGGAAAGCGTGGGCGTGAAGGACATCATCCTGCCCGGCGAGATGAAGACCATCCTCGCCCAGGTGGTGGAGGCCGAGAAGTCGGCCCAGGCCAACGTGATCCGCCGCCGCGAGGAAACCGCGGCCACGCGCTCGCTGCTGAACACCGCGAAGGTGATGGAGGGCAACCCCGTCGCGCTGCGGATGAAGGAACTCGAAACGCTGGAACGGGTGGCCGAGCGGATCGACAAGATCTCCGTGATCGGCGGTCTGGACCAAGTGCTCAATGGGTTGGTGACGCTTCGGCCGAACGCCCCTTGA